The Streptomyces sp. NBC_00659 genomic interval CCCCTGCCGCGCGACCCGGATCAGCTGGCTGCCGCGTGTCGGGGAGCTGCGCAGGGCCAGCCCGCCATGAGCGGTGACCCGGCCCTGGTACAGCCGCGGATTGTTCTGGCCGTTCCCGTTCCCGTTCCCGTTCCCGTTGACGTTCGCCGGTTCGCGGCCGTCACCGCCACCGCCGCCGTTGTTCCAGTTCTGGTTGCCGCCCCCGCCCCCGTTGTCCCAGCTGTTGCCGCCCCCGCCGCCGTTGTCCCAGTTCTGGTTGCCCCCGCCGTCACCGCCCCCGCCGTCACCGTTGCTCCACGACTGGCCGCCCCCGTCGCCACCGGCGCCCTGCTCGCGGCCGTCACCGCCTCCGTCACCACCGTCGCTCCACTGGTGGCCGTCGGCGCCGTTGCTCCACTGCTGATGGTCACCGCTTCCGGAGCCGCCGTCGCCGTCGGCGAGGGCGGGGGCGGCACCGGCGAGGGCGACGAGGCTGCCGGTGGCGAGGGCCATACCGATTCGGGTGTATCGGGACCGCAGGGACATGGAGGGCTCCTCCAGGAAGGGGGTGAAGCTGACTTATCGCCACATTAGGATCGGGAGCCCGGGAGCGCAGTTCACACTCCGCCATCGGGGACGCCCGGCTCCCGCCGTCCGCCCTGAGGGAGCGTCAGTGTCGCCGGCGCACCGCCGTCCGGGGCGCCGGCGGACTCCGGACGCGCATCCAGGACCTCCGCCCGGCCGAGCGCGATCGTCAGGCCCAGCCCGTGGCCCTTGGCGCCGCCCTCGGTACGGAAGCGTTGCGGGCCGTGCTCCACGAGGTAGCCGGGGTAACCGTCCCCGTGGTCCCGGACGGTGACGACCGGGCCGTCCAGGGTCAGCACCACCGGCCTTCTGCCGTGCTTGTGGGCGTTCGCCACCAGATTCCCGAGCACCAAGTCGGCCTTCCCGTCGCCGGTGAGATCGCGGTAGTACGCCCGCAGGACCGGGCACGTGCGGCCGCGCGCGCCCGGCTGCCCGCAGTCCTCGAGCAGCCGCGCGGTCTCGGCGTACGCCGTATGGGGCCCGTTTCCTCTCCTCGCCGCGGGAGCGCCTGCCCCGGCGGCTACTCCGCGAGTTCTTCGAGAAGGCGTGCCGTGGGGAGCCCGGCCCGCAGGTACTCCACGAACAGCTCGTTGTGCAGAGCCCAGGGCGAGCGCCGGGCCCGGATCAGCCGTATCGCGTCGTCGGCGGTGTACCCCGCCAGGGCGAGCGCGTGCGCGACGACCAGCCCCGAGCGGTTGTACCCGTGATGGCAGCGGACGAGCACCCGGCGCCCGTCCTCCAACGCGTCGTCGGCGGCCCGCGCGAGCCGCATGACCCCGGTGAGCTGCGTACCGTCCAGCGGCCCGTCCGGTATCGGCCACACATGATGCTCGACCCCCGGGTCGGGCCCGTGCCCCGGCTGCCGCAGCAGCGTCAGCACCAGGTCGAACTCGTCGTTCACGACGACGGATTGCGGCTGTCCCGAACGCCCCGTGAACTCGTGGCCGCCCATCCACAGGCCGGGCACGATCTCACTCCACGGGCTGTCCGGGGCCGGAACATCCGGATACCTTCTGCGAGTTCGCAACGGCGCCTCC includes:
- a CDS encoding SH3 domain-containing protein; translation: MSLRSRYTRIGMALATGSLVALAGAAPALADGDGGSGSGDHQQWSNGADGHQWSDGGDGGGDGREQGAGGDGGGQSWSNGDGGGGDGGGNQNWDNGGGGGNSWDNGGGGGNQNWNNGGGGGDGREPANVNGNGNGNGNGQNNPRLYQGRVTAHGGLALRSSPTRGSQLIRVARQGEIVSIFCKTPGETVDGNPNWYLLTDGTWAWGAARYIDNIGPAPRWC
- a CDS encoding protein-tyrosine phosphatase family protein, giving the protein MRTRRRYPDVPAPDSPWSEIVPGLWMGGHEFTGRSGQPQSVVVNDEFDLVLTLLRQPGHGPDPGVEHHVWPIPDGPLDGTQLTGVMRLARAADDALEDGRRVLVRCHHGYNRSGLVVAHALALAGYTADDAIRLIRARRSPWALHNELFVEYLRAGLPTARLLEELAE